A genomic region of Xanthomonas campestris pv. phormiicola contains the following coding sequences:
- the trxA gene encoding thioredoxin TrxA, giving the protein MSDKVLHVGDADFDTAVLQSGEPVLVDFWAEWCGPCKMIAPVLDDLADTYDGKLKVAKVNVDENRATAIKYHVRSIPMLLLFKDGKVQATQIGAVGKGQLTQMIDKSLGGAAA; this is encoded by the coding sequence GTGAGCGATAAGGTCCTACACGTCGGCGACGCCGATTTCGATACCGCCGTGCTGCAATCCGGCGAGCCGGTCCTGGTGGACTTCTGGGCGGAATGGTGCGGCCCGTGCAAGATGATCGCCCCGGTCCTGGACGACCTGGCCGACACCTACGACGGCAAGCTCAAGGTGGCCAAGGTCAACGTGGACGAGAACCGCGCCACCGCGATCAAGTACCACGTGCGCTCGATCCCGATGCTGCTGCTGTTCAAGGACGGCAAGGTCCAGGCCACCCAGATCGGCGCGGTCGGCAAGGGCCAGCTGACCCAGATGATCGACAAGAGCCTGGGCGGCGCGGCCGCCTGA
- the rho gene encoding transcription termination factor Rho: MSDHTITEPGSADAPAEKRARKPRVSKAVAGADGGAEHGAPAQPNLPLNPAPAQADAPRPAPQERQERAAPQEHAQAPSQQPQSQPAPASGGDAQGQGGGNQNDGGEPREGGNPRFNNQNPQNQNNQNNQQGNRRDRFRNRRDRGGGGGGGGGNGGGRERYPDNGLPNDNGANEVFVPRPHANVPEGFPIYSLSDLKRMPAQKLLDIAEQLNIQDGVARARKQDVIFALLKVLTRHGEGVAADGVLEILPDGFGFLRAAEASYLAGPDDTYISPSQIRRFNLRTGDHLSGRIRFPKDGERYFALSIVDTINGEPLEASKNKVLFENLTALFPRKRFTLERGNGSSEDISGRILDLMAPQGKGQRALIVSPPKAGKTMLMQQVATAITTNHPDVHMIVLLIDERPEEVTEMQRTVRGEVISSTFDEPAARHVQVAEMVIERAKRLVEHKKDVVILLDSITRLARAYNNVVPSSGKVLSGGVDANALHRPKRFFGAARNVEEGGSLTIIATALVETGSKMDEVIYEEFKGTGNSEVHLNRRIAEKRVYPAIDINRSGTRREDLLIEPELLQKIWILRKLLHPMDEIAAMEFLLDKMKNTKSNDEFFGSMKR, encoded by the coding sequence TTGTCCGATCACACCATCACCGAACCCGGGAGCGCCGACGCCCCCGCCGAGAAGCGCGCGCGCAAGCCGCGTGTCAGCAAGGCCGTTGCCGGCGCTGACGGCGGAGCCGAGCACGGCGCGCCGGCGCAGCCGAACCTGCCGCTGAACCCGGCGCCGGCCCAGGCCGACGCGCCGCGCCCGGCGCCGCAGGAACGCCAGGAACGCGCCGCGCCACAGGAACACGCGCAGGCCCCGTCGCAGCAGCCCCAGTCCCAGCCCGCTCCCGCCTCCGGCGGCGATGCCCAGGGCCAGGGCGGCGGCAACCAGAACGACGGCGGCGAGCCGCGCGAAGGCGGCAACCCGCGCTTCAACAACCAGAATCCGCAGAACCAGAACAACCAGAACAACCAGCAGGGCAATCGCCGCGACCGCTTCCGCAATCGCCGCGATCGCGGTGGTGGTGGTGGTGGTGGTGGTGGCAATGGTGGCGGCCGCGAGCGCTACCCGGACAACGGCCTGCCCAACGACAACGGCGCCAACGAGGTGTTCGTGCCGCGCCCGCACGCCAACGTGCCGGAAGGCTTCCCGATCTACTCGCTGAGCGACCTGAAGCGGATGCCGGCGCAGAAGCTGCTGGACATCGCCGAGCAGCTCAACATCCAGGACGGCGTGGCCCGCGCGCGCAAGCAGGACGTGATCTTCGCGCTGCTGAAGGTGCTGACCCGCCACGGCGAAGGCGTCGCCGCCGACGGCGTGCTGGAGATCCTGCCGGACGGCTTCGGCTTCCTGCGCGCGGCCGAGGCCAGCTACCTGGCCGGCCCGGACGACACCTACATCTCGCCCAGCCAGATCCGCCGCTTCAACCTGCGCACCGGCGACCACCTGTCCGGCCGCATCCGCTTCCCGAAGGACGGCGAACGCTACTTCGCGCTGTCGATCGTCGACACGATCAACGGCGAGCCGCTGGAAGCGAGCAAGAACAAGGTCCTGTTCGAGAACCTGACCGCGCTGTTCCCGCGCAAGCGCTTCACCCTGGAACGCGGCAACGGTTCCTCGGAAGACATCTCCGGGCGCATCCTCGACCTGATGGCGCCGCAGGGCAAGGGCCAGCGCGCGCTGATCGTGTCCCCGCCCAAGGCCGGCAAGACCATGCTGATGCAGCAGGTGGCCACGGCGATCACCACCAACCATCCCGACGTGCACATGATCGTGCTGCTGATCGACGAGCGGCCGGAAGAAGTGACCGAAATGCAGCGCACCGTGCGCGGCGAGGTCATCTCCTCCACCTTCGACGAGCCGGCCGCGCGCCACGTGCAGGTCGCCGAGATGGTGATCGAGCGCGCCAAGCGCCTGGTCGAGCACAAGAAGGACGTGGTGATCCTGCTCGACTCGATCACCCGCCTGGCCCGTGCCTACAACAACGTGGTGCCGTCCTCCGGCAAGGTGCTCAGCGGCGGCGTGGACGCCAATGCCCTGCACCGCCCGAAGCGTTTCTTCGGCGCGGCGCGCAACGTCGAGGAAGGCGGCTCGCTGACCATCATCGCCACCGCGCTGGTGGAGACCGGCAGCAAGATGGACGAGGTGATCTACGAAGAGTTCAAGGGCACCGGCAACAGCGAAGTGCACCTGAACCGCCGCATCGCCGAGAAGCGCGTGTACCCGGCGATCGACATCAACCGTT